One Nocardia farcinica genomic region harbors:
- a CDS encoding helix-turn-helix domain-containing protein yields the protein MSDRPTQNKATLSKGTRVTGKSRDRLQSQLKKQYEQGASIRSLARATGRSYGFIHNVLVESHVQLRSRGGANRRKNPDK from the coding sequence ATGAGCGACAGGCCCACACAGAACAAGGCCACATTGAGCAAGGGCACACGCGTCACGGGGAAATCGCGTGACCGCCTGCAATCGCAGTTGAAGAAGCAATACGAGCAGGGGGCGAGCATCCGCTCCCTGGCCCGCGCGACCGGTCGGTCCTACGGGTTCATCCACAACGTGCTGGTGGAGTCGCATGTGCAGCTGCGCAGCCGCGGCGGTGCCAACCGGCGCAAGAATCCGGACAAGTAG
- a CDS encoding TetR/AcrR family transcriptional regulator, giving the protein MPKVSDDHLAARRSQILDGARRCFAEYGYDGATVRRLEEAIGLSRGAIFHHFRDKDALFLALAQEDAERMADVAANQGIVQVMRDMLAHPEQFNWLGTRLEIARRLRTDPEFRAGWTQRSAELTAATLARLERRKAAGALRDDVPTDVLLGYLDLVLDGLIARIASGHTNENLSAVLDLVEASVRRKD; this is encoded by the coding sequence ATGCCCAAGGTCAGCGATGACCACCTCGCCGCGCGGCGCAGCCAGATTCTCGACGGGGCGCGGCGCTGCTTTGCCGAATACGGCTACGACGGCGCGACCGTGCGCAGGCTCGAGGAGGCGATCGGGCTCTCGCGCGGCGCCATCTTCCACCATTTCCGCGACAAGGACGCGCTGTTCCTGGCGCTGGCCCAGGAGGACGCCGAGCGGATGGCCGACGTCGCGGCCAACCAGGGCATCGTGCAGGTCATGCGCGACATGCTCGCCCATCCCGAGCAGTTCAATTGGCTCGGAACACGTTTGGAGATCGCGCGCCGGTTGCGCACCGACCCGGAGTTCCGCGCGGGCTGGACCCAGCGCTCGGCGGAGCTGACCGCCGCCACGTTGGCCCGCCTGGAGCGGCGCAAGGCCGCGGGCGCGCTGCGTGACGACGTGCCCACCGATGTGCTGCTCGGGTATCTGGATCTGGTGCTCGACGGGCTGATCGCCCGGATCGCCTCCGGTCACACGAACGAGAACCTCTCGGCGGTGCTCGATCTCGTCGAAGCCTCGGTGCGCCGGAAGGACTGA
- a CDS encoding thioesterase family protein, with product MPARTVWRYPRYAAHARRWELLLRAAGVAQDKLIASGVGPVTPENTIRYLRELRGGDELRVTCAGEWSDGKTIRPRQESRRMDGTVAAPDRLL from the coding sequence GTGCCGGCACGGACGGTGTGGCGCTACCCGCGATACGCCGCGCACGCCCGGCGGTGGGAGCTGCTGCTGCGCGCCGCCGGAGTGGCCCAGGACAAGCTCATCGCCTCAGGCGTGGGCCCGGTGACGCCGGAGAACACCATCCGGTACCTCCGGGAGCTGCGCGGCGGCGACGAGCTGCGCGTGACCTGCGCGGGCGAATGGTCCGATGGCAAGACCATTCGCCCGCGCCAGGAGAGCCGCAGGATGGACGGCACGGTGGCCGCCCCTGACCGGTTGCTGTGA
- a CDS encoding ABC-F family ATP-binding cassette domain-containing protein, which produces MITATDLEVRAGVRTLLSAPGPALRVQAGDRIGLVGRNGAGKTTTLRILAGEGEPYAGKILRSTEIGYLPQDPREGDLDVLARDRVLSARGLDTLIRDMEKQQALMAEVADEAEREKAVRKYGRLEERFSALGGYVAESEAARICHSLGLPDRVLGQPLRTLSGGQRRRIELARILFSASDGSGGRSDRILLLDEPTNHLDADSITWLRGFLQNHDGGLIVISHDVELLEAVVNKVWFLDAVRGEVDVYNMGWKKYLDARATDEQRRRRERANAEKKASALKAQAAKLGAKATKAVAAQNMVKRAERLLDELDEVRVADKVARIKFPEPAPCGKTPLMAENLTKVYGSLEIFTGVDLAIDRGSRVVVLGLNGAGKTTLLRLLAGVEQPTAGQLVPGHGLKVGYFAQEHDTLDDQATVWENIRHAAPDAGEQDLRGLLGAFMFSGPQLDQPAGTLSGGEKTRLALAGLVSSAANVLLLDEPTNNLDPISREQVLDALRTYAGAVVLVTHDPGAAEALSPERVILLPDGTEDHWSAEYLELIQLA; this is translated from the coding sequence GTGATCACCGCGACCGACCTCGAGGTCCGGGCCGGAGTCCGTACCCTGCTCTCGGCGCCCGGTCCGGCGCTGCGCGTGCAGGCGGGCGACCGGATCGGCCTGGTCGGCCGCAACGGTGCGGGCAAGACCACCACCCTGCGCATCCTCGCCGGTGAAGGGGAGCCCTACGCCGGAAAGATCCTGCGTTCCACCGAGATCGGCTACCTGCCGCAGGACCCGCGCGAGGGCGACCTCGACGTGCTGGCCCGCGACCGCGTGCTGTCCGCGCGCGGGCTGGACACCCTGATCCGGGACATGGAGAAGCAGCAGGCACTCATGGCCGAAGTCGCCGACGAGGCCGAGCGCGAGAAGGCCGTGCGCAAGTACGGCAGGCTCGAGGAGCGCTTCTCGGCCCTGGGCGGCTACGTCGCCGAGAGCGAGGCCGCGCGGATCTGCCACAGCCTCGGCCTGCCCGACCGGGTGCTCGGGCAGCCGCTGCGCACGCTGTCGGGCGGCCAGCGCCGCCGGATCGAGCTGGCCCGCATCCTGTTCTCGGCCTCCGACGGCAGCGGCGGCCGCTCCGACCGCATCCTGCTGCTCGACGAGCCGACCAACCACCTCGACGCCGACTCCATCACCTGGCTGCGCGGCTTCCTGCAGAACCACGACGGCGGCCTGATCGTGATCAGCCACGACGTCGAGCTGCTCGAGGCCGTGGTGAACAAGGTGTGGTTCCTCGACGCGGTGCGCGGTGAGGTCGACGTCTACAACATGGGCTGGAAGAAGTACCTCGACGCCCGCGCCACCGACGAGCAGCGCCGCCGCCGCGAACGCGCCAACGCCGAGAAGAAGGCGTCCGCGCTCAAGGCACAGGCCGCCAAGCTCGGTGCCAAGGCGACGAAAGCCGTTGCGGCGCAGAACATGGTCAAGCGCGCCGAGCGGCTGCTCGACGAACTCGACGAGGTGCGCGTCGCCGACAAGGTGGCCCGGATCAAGTTCCCGGAGCCGGCGCCCTGCGGTAAGACGCCGCTGATGGCGGAGAACCTCACCAAGGTCTACGGCTCGCTGGAGATCTTCACCGGTGTGGACCTGGCCATCGACCGCGGTAGCCGGGTCGTGGTGCTCGGTCTCAACGGCGCGGGCAAGACCACGCTGCTGCGGCTGCTGGCCGGTGTCGAGCAGCCGACGGCGGGACAGCTGGTGCCCGGGCACGGCCTCAAGGTCGGCTACTTCGCCCAGGAGCACGACACCCTCGACGACCAGGCCACCGTCTGGGAGAACATCCGCCACGCCGCCCCGGACGCGGGTGAGCAGGACCTGCGCGGCCTGCTCGGCGCCTTCATGTTCTCCGGCCCGCAGCTCGACCAGCCCGCGGGCACGCTGTCCGGCGGTGAGAAGACCCGCCTGGCGCTGGCCGGACTGGTCTCCTCGGCGGCCAACGTGCTGTTGCTGGACGAGCCGACCAACAACCTGGACCCGATCTCGCGTGAGCAGGTGCTCGACGCGCTGCGCACCTACGCGGGCGCGGTCGTGCTGGTCACCCACGATCCGGGCGCGGCAGAGGCGCTCTCGCCGGAGCGGGTGATCCTGCTGCCGGACGGCACCGAGGACCACTGGTCGGCCGAGTACCTGGAACTGATTCAGCTCGCGTGA
- the acnA gene encoding aconitate hydratase AcnA, whose protein sequence is MTTSIDTFGAKGTLEVGSNSYEIFRLSAVPGTEKLPYALKVLAENLLRTEDGANITADHIRAIANWDASAEPNTEIQFTPARVIMQDFTGVPCIVDLATMREAVATLGGDPDKVNPLAPAEMVIDHSVIIDVFGREDAFQRNVDIEYQRNGERYQFLRWGQTAFDDFKVVPPSTGIVHQVNIEHLARVVMVRNGQAYPDTCVGTDSHTTMVNGLGVLGWGVGGIEAEAAMLGQPVSMLIPRVVGFKLTGEIQPGVTATDVVLTVTDMLRKHGVVGKFVEFYGKGVAEVPLANRATLGNMSPEFGSTAAIFPIDQVTVDYLRLTGRSDEQLALVEAYAKEQGLWHNPDFEPEYSEYLELDLSTVVPSIAGPKRPQDRILLSESKIAFRKDIHNYTSDAEGAPHSKLDEAVEESFPASDPAVLSFADDDAVLPTAANNSEGRPTKPVKVHSEEYGDFVLDHGAVVVASITSCTNTSNPSVMLGAALLARNAVEKGLARKPWVKTSMAPGSQVVNGYYEKAGLWPYLNKLGFNLVAFGCATCIGNTGPLPEEISQAINDNDLTVTAVLSGNRNFEGRISPDVKMNYLASPPLVIAYALAGTMDFDFETDPLGKDTEGNDVFLRDIWPSPKEIQDTIDAVISRDMFLEDYKDVFKGDERWRSLPTPEGKTFAWDENSTYVRKAPYFDGMPQEPTPVTDITGARVLALLGDSVTTDHISPAGNIKPGTPAAQYLEANGVERKDYNSYGSRRGNHEVMIRGTFANIRLRNQLLDDVSGGYTRDFTQEGAPQAFIYDAAQNYQAAGIPLVVLGGKEYGSGSSRDWAAKGTRLLGVKAVITESFERIHRSNLIGMGVIPLQFPAGESAKSLGLDGTEVFDIEGITKLNEGVTPKTVKVTATKADGEKITFDAVVRIDTPGEADYYRNGGILQYVLRNMIRA, encoded by the coding sequence CGGCACCGAGAAACTCCCCTACGCACTGAAGGTCCTCGCGGAGAACCTGCTCCGCACCGAGGACGGCGCGAACATCACCGCCGACCACATCCGTGCCATCGCGAACTGGGACGCCTCGGCCGAGCCGAACACCGAGATCCAGTTCACCCCCGCCCGCGTCATCATGCAGGACTTCACCGGCGTGCCCTGCATCGTCGACCTGGCCACCATGCGCGAGGCCGTCGCCACCCTGGGCGGCGACCCGGACAAGGTGAACCCGCTGGCGCCCGCCGAGATGGTCATCGACCACTCCGTCATCATCGACGTGTTCGGCCGCGAGGACGCCTTCCAGCGCAACGTCGACATCGAGTACCAGCGCAACGGTGAGCGCTACCAGTTCCTGCGCTGGGGCCAGACCGCCTTCGACGACTTCAAGGTCGTCCCGCCGAGCACCGGCATCGTGCACCAGGTCAACATCGAGCACCTGGCCCGCGTCGTCATGGTCCGCAACGGCCAGGCCTACCCCGACACCTGCGTCGGCACCGACTCGCACACCACCATGGTCAACGGCCTGGGCGTGCTGGGCTGGGGCGTCGGCGGCATCGAGGCCGAGGCCGCGATGCTCGGCCAGCCGGTGTCGATGCTGATCCCGCGCGTGGTCGGCTTCAAGCTCACCGGTGAGATCCAGCCGGGCGTCACCGCCACCGACGTGGTGCTCACCGTCACCGACATGCTGCGCAAGCACGGCGTGGTCGGCAAGTTCGTCGAGTTCTACGGCAAGGGCGTGGCCGAGGTGCCGCTGGCCAACCGCGCCACCCTGGGCAACATGAGCCCCGAGTTCGGCTCCACCGCCGCGATCTTCCCGATCGACCAGGTGACCGTCGACTACCTGCGCCTGACCGGCCGCAGCGACGAGCAGCTCGCGCTCGTCGAGGCCTACGCCAAGGAGCAGGGCCTGTGGCACAACCCGGACTTCGAGCCGGAGTACTCCGAGTACCTCGAGCTGGACCTGAGCACCGTGGTGCCCTCGATCGCAGGCCCGAAGCGCCCGCAGGACCGGATCCTGTTGTCGGAGAGCAAGATCGCCTTCCGCAAGGACATCCACAACTACACCTCCGACGCCGAGGGCGCCCCGCACTCGAAGCTGGACGAGGCCGTCGAGGAGTCCTTCCCGGCCAGCGACCCGGCCGTGCTGTCCTTCGCCGACGACGACGCCGTGCTGCCGACCGCCGCCAACAACTCCGAGGGCCGCCCGACCAAGCCGGTCAAGGTGCACAGCGAGGAGTACGGCGACTTCGTGCTCGACCACGGCGCCGTGGTGGTCGCCTCGATCACCTCCTGCACCAACACCTCCAACCCCTCGGTCATGCTGGGCGCCGCCCTGCTGGCCCGCAACGCCGTGGAGAAGGGCCTGGCGCGCAAGCCCTGGGTCAAGACCTCGATGGCGCCGGGTTCGCAGGTCGTCAACGGCTACTACGAGAAGGCCGGCCTGTGGCCGTACCTGAACAAGCTGGGCTTCAACCTGGTCGCGTTCGGCTGCGCCACCTGCATCGGCAACACCGGCCCGCTGCCGGAGGAGATCTCGCAGGCCATCAACGACAACGACCTCACGGTCACCGCGGTGCTCTCGGGCAACCGCAACTTCGAGGGCCGCATCTCCCCCGACGTGAAGATGAACTACCTGGCCTCGCCGCCGCTGGTCATCGCCTACGCGCTCGCGGGCACCATGGACTTCGACTTCGAGACCGACCCGCTGGGCAAGGACACCGAGGGCAACGACGTGTTCCTGCGCGACATCTGGCCGTCGCCGAAGGAGATCCAGGACACCATCGACGCGGTGATCAGCCGCGACATGTTCCTCGAGGACTACAAGGACGTGTTCAAGGGCGACGAGCGCTGGCGTTCGCTGCCCACCCCGGAGGGCAAGACCTTCGCCTGGGACGAGAACTCGACCTACGTCCGCAAGGCGCCGTACTTCGACGGCATGCCGCAGGAGCCGACCCCGGTCACCGACATCACCGGCGCCCGGGTGCTGGCGCTGCTGGGCGACTCGGTCACCACCGACCACATCTCCCCGGCGGGCAACATCAAGCCCGGCACCCCGGCCGCGCAGTACCTCGAGGCCAACGGTGTCGAGCGCAAGGACTACAACTCCTACGGCTCGCGGCGTGGCAACCACGAGGTGATGATCCGCGGCACCTTCGCCAACATCCGGCTGCGCAACCAGCTGCTCGACGACGTCTCGGGTGGTTACACCCGCGACTTCACCCAGGAGGGCGCCCCGCAGGCGTTCATCTACGACGCCGCGCAGAACTACCAGGCCGCGGGCATCCCGCTGGTGGTGCTCGGCGGTAAGGAGTACGGCTCGGGTTCCTCGCGTGACTGGGCCGCCAAGGGCACCCGCCTGCTGGGTGTGAAGGCCGTCATCACCGAGTCCTTCGAGCGCATCCACCGCTCGAACCTGATCGGCATGGGCGTCATCCCGCTGCAGTTCCCGGCGGGCGAGTCGGCCAAGTCGCTGGGCCTGGACGGCACCGAGGTGTTCGACATCGAGGGCATCACCAAGCTGAACGAGGGGGTCACCCCGAAGACGGTGAAGGTGACCGCCACCAAGGCCGACGGCGAGAAGATCACCTTCGACGCCGTGGTCCGCATCGACACCCCCGGTGAGGCCGACTACTACCGCAACGGCGGCATCCTGCAGTACGTGCTGCGCAACATGATTCGCGCCTGA